In Miscanthus floridulus cultivar M001 chromosome 8, ASM1932011v1, whole genome shotgun sequence, the sequence GCACTCAGGTACCGATGTATCCTCCAGTGACCTATGATCAACGAAAGGGTtgtgccgatcaattttttgtggCTCTCGCACATCTAATGCTGTAGCTGTATCATGGTCTCCAGGCGTCGTTGCTGGGCAACCACTGGCATTCTCCTTACTTGATATACCACTACTAACATACTCACTGGTGTTGGCCAAAATAGTCTGAACATCAGGATCGCCATCCTTGGAAGTCTTTAAGGACAAAAAAAAGTTCTGATGAAGTATACACATGGAAGAATTTACTGCTAAATTTCGAGTCAAGAGGGAAGAACATGTGGATATATCTACAGCACAATGATAGTGGTAATGAGACAAGCAATTTGAACAATTCTTACGTCATATATAATGGTACCGCTCAAAAAAAACGTCATATATAATAGTAGACTAGTGGTATACCTGTCCAATTGCTTCTTCATGAAGAGGGCACTTATGTCTTTCACTGCTCTCGGAGTTCATTGTGCTTGAATGTCGGGATTCTTCTGCACTTTCAAGGAGAAGTAACTCTTGCAAACTTATCTTCTTCTCACTAGGATTGCCTGCAACGAAACCAGTATCAATCCGATCTTCAAGGTCGTACTCTTTGCGAGAAGAGTGCTGTTTCTCGTTGTCACAATGAGGGGCAAAGTCAACACCTGAAACTACTTCTGGTTTTAGTTCGTGTACAGATATTCTAGAATAATCTTTCTTCCCATATCTTATGTCACCATCTGCATCAATCATTTGGCAACTGAAATTTGGGGATGACCTTCTGTCTAGTGGTTTTTCTTCTGATGTCATCCGATGAAGTAGTGCTCCTTCATCAACACAGACATCCTTGACAAAATTATCACCATAATTATCAGAATCAATATCATCTGCCAATTTTATCTTCACAACATCCTTGTCATAAGAAACATTCTGAAGTACAATATGTCCACTTTTCTGTACTGTATCTTGTGATGAATTTTTGTCTTCTACCATTTTCTGTGTCAAAAACTCAGTATCATTTTACCATCATGTTCTATTATCTAGTTTCACAAAGCATCAAATGGTGTTGTCCTGCACACAAGTTCATGAGAGGTATTGTCAGCATGGAACTCTTGAATCATCTTTGCACAAATACAACACTAAGACTTTCAGAAGGTGAAAAATAGATGTTGTGAACAAATCTTGCATCAGAACGAACATGATTTTTCTTTTGATTTGACATACAATGAATGCCCAACAAATGATAAATTAGTGATTAAGTATATATTGGCAATCCATACAGAACATAGTGTAAATTCGACTAAACTAAGATATTTCGCAGTTTTGCTTCTATTCAATAAGGTTGGCACATCCCTTTAATCAAGTGCAGGGCATTAAAATTTCTTGTCACTCCAACTACATCGGCCTAAATTCATGATGGCCTTGACGGAGACAGTTCCTTCTATGGTTCGAACAAAGAGACCAGTGACGGTCTTCGTGGAATTAATATCATCATGGGGCCAAGTCAAGGCACAGAATCTCATAATCAGAAACAACAGCCTTCCCACTTGACATGAACAAAGGCGAGCAGCTTTCAGGTTATATAGGTAGCAGAGTCACAGGGTGTTTGGTtgtttagtcgctcctaaaattcatatcacatcgaatgtttagatattaataatgagcattaaatatagattaattataaaaccaattacatagatggaggctaatttgcgagacggattttttaagcctaattaatccgtcattagcatatgtttactgtagcaccacgttgtcaaatcatggattaattaggcttaaaagattcgtctcgcaaattagtcgcaagttgtgcaattagtttcgtaattaatctatatttaatactccatgcatgtgtccaaacatttgatgtgacaggaattttaggaggtaCTGCAGAAACCAAACAGACCCTCAATTTGGACAGGACAGGCAACACCACAACAGCAACTGAGATCGATAGCAACCTGAATACCTAATGGCACCTTTTGAGACTAGGATGTGCATATGACCTTCAGAGTCCACAACTTGCTGAAGTAATGGAGATTTCATTAACTTGAGTGTTCAGACAGAGTCACACGTCTAGCATTTCTTATGATCCTTCTGAATATGTAAAAAATGTTAAATCTGAACTTTAATAAAACTAGGTTCTAGGTATTGTATCGTCAACATGAGTTCCTTCCTACTGAGAAACCGTTTACTAGTTATACATATTGTTGATCCAGTGGATCTTTCAACTTACCACTTACAGTTGGCTGATCTAGACATAGAATAGTTTGCCCAACAAAGCTAACTAGATCAAGGAGTATTCTACACTAACTAAACATGGCTAACAATAGCAAATCATTCCTAAACTCCATTAAAGCCCCAGACTGGACGAATGTGTTGCGGTTAGTTTCAGTAGCAACCTCTTTTTTTTTGTATGCAGGCAGAAGCATTGGGAATAGGTAAAAGATGCAGCTGAAACTAGCTTCAGTCACCTAGCTTCATGACGGAGAACTAGAAGCAGCGAAGGGGAGGGAGTACTGATGTTTTCCGAGTTCACCCATGAAAAGAAGTGTTTACTGGTGATGGCAGAAATGTTGCACTTTCTTGTAAACGCAAGTCCTTAACACAGCTGTAAGTTGTCCTACTAAGGCTACGAACCTCACGATCTTTGCATGATCCGGTAGAAACTGACACAGCAACGGAAAGCAGATACACGCcgaggggtgtttggatccggtcctAAACCGAGGAGGTGTCACGAGAAGTCGTACGaggatgttcggatactaataaaaaaataaattatagaattcgtCGGTACTTTACGAgaagaatttattaagcctaattaatccgtcattagcatatgtttacggtagcatcacattgtcaaatcatagactaattaagcttaaaagatttgtatcgcaaattagtcgtaaactatacaattaattttataattagtttatatttaatacttcatgtatatcCAACATCCAATGTATATATCCAACATCCCTGTACACTCCACTCCATCCGAAGAGTCGTACGATCAGGCATACAGGCACATCAAGATTCAGACTCGTATGcccaaaatattaaaaaaatatttcttttCCCCTTCCCTGACTGATGGGTCAACACACTAAACAGCCTAGTATATAGGATACAGTACAATCCAGACCTAAAACATCGGCGATTTAGTGATCTTGATAACCTAAAACACATCGACAGGAGTACCTCTTGTCGCAGACGTACATGCACTGCATCCGTACGAAAGCTTACGTAGAAGAACTGCAACAAACGCATCAATCACACACAACTggccgggcgcgggcgcgggcgcgggcgcgggcgcgggcgcaggaaACAGGAATGAGGTGCGCGCCAATTCCAGTTTCCACCAACAAATGCATGCATCAGATGGTGCCTGTCGCTGGCTGGAGCTGGGCAGTGTGTCTCCACAGTAGTAACTACAGGCACAGGAAGCTATGGTACTCGGAGAAATTTCGCGGCAGAAGCTGATCTTATAGCAAATCACAGGGTTTCCTCATGTGAGGAAAAATGAAACCATGACACTCAGATCGGCAGTGGTTTTTCTGTTCTAATCTTGGAGTTGAGAAAGCATGCCAAAAAAACAAAAAGGAGCAGGTCGTGGTGAGTCGACAAGATTAGACGAGGGCACAGAAAGCAACAAAAGCCCTTTCCGAATCATGGACGCCATACAGAGCCTAGCGCGAAACTCCGGCGGAAACTCTGGCGGAAAAGAGGGCCAGGGGAAGAACAGAACAGAGGAGAAGGATCAAGAACTCACCTGCGTCGGGATAAAACCCAACGGAATTCTCTGCTCCTCCGCCGCTTCCGAAGCCGAAAGAGACGGCGCCCCGAGCGGAGCTTGGCAGGAGCTCGGCGAGAATGGGATGAGGAGGGGATCAGCCGATCACAGGCCCAACGACCAGGAGAATTCGGAGTTGGGAAAAGAATTCCAAACCCCGGGGGGTGGCCTCTTAAATAAAAGGCGTGAGAGGCAGAGCTGTGCAATAAATTTCGTatgcacctctctctctctctctctcgcgatTTGTATTTACAATTAGGCCCCTCGAGGTCCATGAAACGCCGAAACGGGGTCCTTGGATTGCTTAAACCACAAGTTGCTAGGACGTTTCACGGTACACAGGTTTGCTGGATTTCAGGTCTGTTGGCGTTCAAGTGTTGAGATTATGCTGAACTTCAGGGGACCTCTTGATATTATGCATTTGCTCAAAACTTGAGCAGTGAAATTCTAACATTTGGGGCTTCTCCATTTTTttcaacaaatatgtattcaaTTACAGTGTCTAGAATAAATGATTTGCAATGTATACTTCTTGAAAAAGAAACAAGTGTATTGTCTCTTAATTTTCATTTATGTTTATGACTTTATATAGTTTTGGTCAAGAGGCCAATAAAAGATGTGTTTGGTAAAACATTTCAGATTATCAGTAGAATCGTTGTCAAACGTCACAAAGAGAAATATTTCAAGGAGAATCACTTGAAACCAATTCTCATTTTTTACTAGTCTAGAGAAACACCAGAAACTGGTTTCTCCTAATTCTAGTTATGGTTTTAAGAATCCAGTGAGCTAGTCAAATGGTTCCACGAAGTAATTCTGATTCATCAGAAAACGTTTCTAAAGGAAATCTGGATCCAAAATATTTCTACGAGAATCTAGCACCCTGCAAACACTGACAGAGCCTAGTGCAGGCCATACTAGGCTTCGACCCCCTTGCTATGAAAGATTAATGAATGTTTATATACTTATATTTGCAAAGTATAAATGCTCGTCTAGAGAGCTACATATTGGACAATTTGGCCCCTTGACCGCGAGTCAGGCTTTGCCACTGCCTGCCAAGCGTGCCCTAGTTATATAACATTCCAAAGGTAATTCAGATACTATCTTTTTCAAAATAGTCATgtactattttttttctaaaatacacTTTCATGATGTCATAGCAATTTTAATACATATCACAAATATATGCAATAGGGGGTGTTCCAAAGTTATACTTTGGAGAACATCGCCAAACAAAGCGTAGAAGAAATGGCCGAGAACAAAATATACTTAGGATCAGTTACATCCAAATAGAAGAGATAATAGGTGGGCTGATttttagctaagtcttcaactcgTTATTAGCTAGTTGGCTAGTCAACCATAGCTAATTTAAACTAATTTTTAACCTCAACTGATAACTAATTATATGTGTCAAACAGATCCATCTACTAGCCAAagaatacatacatacatacatacatacatacatacatacatacatatatatatatatatatatatatatatatatatatgtatatatgtatatatatatagggagaggctattcagcagccggctacaaaataagttattctgtagccacctctatttaccataattttatatactaatttaccataatgtcaatacatatttacgatagttgggttactataacacatgtgaatatttaccataacgttatagtaaaccacttagtaaggagttactgtaaatctcgtaaattaacatagtaattatcgtaactcaaagtggctacagaataagttattctgcagccagctataggatagtagttctatatatatatatatatatatatatatatatatatatatatatatatatatatatatatatatatatatatatgcactcaTTTGGCAGTATAGCTAGAGGCCAGCACTTCACACCCTGTGGAACTACTCCTATATAACCAGGGTAGTATTCGAGGGCTCTATATTGGTAAAAGTAGTAACTGTACAGAACGTTGAAGGTATGATAAAATGGTCCTTACATTTCCAATCAATGAACCGATTTGAGTAAATGAAAAATGGTAGCACTAGCAGAAGAATCTGTACCAAAAGCTTAGAGGCAATAACGTCATATGAAGAGGGTGCAGTCGCGAAATGATACAAGAGAAGTCAAAGGAAAGAAGGCATTAAATATGGGGGGGCAATAGCAAAAACCAAACCGCTGGAGACGACAGCTCTGCCGCATTTAAGTACTCTAAATTCCAAACCACCTCCACGGACCCAATATTTATTACGCACACAAGAACCAACGAAGCATTTCTGGAAGAAAAACTACTGTATAAAACAAAGATATTGTAGAAACCGAAGAAAAAGGTTTTCTCACAATAGTTTCGAGAAAAAGAGGAGATTTTTGGAATGTAAAGTATCGATGAGTTCAAAATTTATCTTTGAACTTCATCCATATATATCTGCTTTTTAAACCTCATCCATGCATACTTTTTAGGCTGTGTTTGATACAGCTTCCGAAAAATACTTCTATTGGTAAAAATAGAATGCTAACTAAATGGGTGCAACCAAAAGCTACTAAAGTAGTTATTTTTGTGTATTATAATTGTTGCAACACTTCAATTAATGTTTAAAATCAAATAATTTAAAAATTATTCAATACATCATTTATATTAATTAAAGATCACAACGAAATGCATAGATTACAGTCATCAATAGCAACGAATGAATATTTGCCTCAATCAATAATAGTGGTGCTAAACATATTCATGGCTAACTCAAATAGTCTTGAAGGGACTGTGATGCCTAAGGGCCACTTTGTAGAGCTTCACTTCCTCATTTTTCGAGGGAGTGATTCCAGTGAGAGAGCAAGGTGGAGAGCAGGTGAGAATCAATTCTGAAGTGATTCCTGAGGCAAATGAATGTGGAGAGCGAGAAGCGATGGAGAGTGGATTTTTTTAGCTCCCAGCTCATAGTgtaaatggagaagtgattctCGTCAGCTCTCCGCCAGAGTCCAGTTGTATTTTTAAGTGTTTGGCAAGGCACCGCGGAAGCTGAGAGTGAAGCTAAGG encodes:
- the LOC136474015 gene encoding suppressor protein SRP40-like isoform X2 gives rise to the protein MVEDKNSSQDTVQKSGHIVLQNVSYDKDVVKIKLADDIDSDNYGDNFVKDVCVDEGALLHRMTSEEKPLDRRSSPNFSCQMIDADGDIRYGKKDYSRISVHELKPEVVSGNPSEKKISLQELLLLESAEESRHSSTMNSESSERHKCPLHEEAIGQTSKDGDPDVQTILANTSEYVSSGISSKENASGCPATTPGDHDTATALDVREPQKIDRHNPFVDHRSLEDTSVPECSIPGITDAASTDSICSIHIVTGGTGLDEVKTSEQGADTLSTSSSEIQSSEKSNDHSESIFSKAIAGAADETTVATSSTPNSAEHSDAYGKNQEKHDQIDEEHSICTDDAASKSSTLAQDGSVVQQTVPGSSKSTARIGNENTYEQNFSGPSIMSGPVSMSGHITYSGSISLRSDSSTTSTRSFAFPVLQRERISSPVRMAKAERRRSRRHRVWRKGIICCKF
- the LOC136474015 gene encoding suppressor protein SRP40-like isoform X1, encoding MVEDKNSSQDTVQKSGHIVLQNVSYDKDVVKIKLADDIDSDNYGDNFVKDVCVDEGALLHRMTSEEKPLDRRSSPNFSCQMIDADGDIRYGKKDYSRISVHELKPEVVSGVDFAPHCDNEKQHSSRKEYDLEDRIDTGFVAGNPSEKKISLQELLLLESAEESRHSSTMNSESSERHKCPLHEEAIGQTSKDGDPDVQTILANTSEYVSSGISSKENASGCPATTPGDHDTATALDVREPQKIDRHNPFVDHRSLEDTSVPECSIPGITDAASTDSICSIHIVTGGTGLDEVKTSEQGADTLSTSSSEIQSSEKSNDHSESIFSKAIAGAADETTVATSSTPNSAEHSDAYGKNQEKHDQIDEEHSICTDDAASKSSTLAQDGSVVQQTVPGSSKSTARIGNENTYEQNFSGPSIMSGPVSMSGHITYSGSISLRSDSSTTSTRSFAFPVLQRERISSPVRMAKAERRRSRRHRVWRKGIICCKF